The following coding sequences lie in one Rutidosis leptorrhynchoides isolate AG116_Rl617_1_P2 chromosome 6, CSIRO_AGI_Rlap_v1, whole genome shotgun sequence genomic window:
- the LOC139851682 gene encoding uncharacterized protein — translation MAKTSKRRPARQKKDQLGCMWGILSMFDFRHGGTTRRLLSDRRRYPTNKTHGSLSPTSESNLPTTTSSMHLSVEDIEETKKPKLDLVRTKVKELIEEEMFIDQDPKFIKKENKQINISRTLKESFDQEISISHQVSAHKPPQYHDLEALVKEILLIYRKKNEQHDGDFGSGAKLSYPIVEEKLIAAVEVLLNEKSRNGDHKKINHSKEMFQILSSNKEMFLKILQDQNSILLNEDQKSKSKSIDQESEEVMTRKHRKFFRRRSKSHESISMNGKDRIVVLKPGSTENQVQTGNEIDNEANGSHFSFLEIKRRLKHAMGKEQQTAGPTERTGKSFVDGGWSSPNRDHFYTERFARVFKTGDRVSSLRESEVKNENVDDKISNIYVEAKKHLSEMLTSGDEDAESMMRSLPKSLGRILSLREYNSFSPATSPRRQLSPSVSKSQPLTTVEKSEDKVVVPDDATSKDVQEIEKVPLCDIQHKDQSVDVDEYCEPHDSQKDENEAVILDVSNKDRSSENMKLDLPNENETCSSQTDIEPSLACKTEELEISSSDSHGKPSPVSVLEPAFSDDDISPARTVSRPVEAAVQPLCIQFDVTVSTIEDQQIRITDSGDNEESAFEYVEAVLLSSDLNWSEFEKRWISSVQILDQSLFDEVEEFSSRARYDQKLLFDSTNEFLHEVCDRFIPESSLVKQNVWPVPKGMDLINEVWSRLEARLVKVYPRDLGKLVRNELETSKMWMNIRIESCEIVEKIEESIFEETMEDTVLCLLEDRTNNTSS, via the exons ATGGCAAAGACTTCAAAACGTCGTCCTGCTCGACAAAAGAAAGATCAGTTAGGCTGTATGTGGGGAATTTTGAGTATGTTTGACTTTCGACATGGTGGGACCACAAGAAGGCTGCTTTCCGATCGCAGAAGATATCCAACAAATAAGACTCATG GTTCTTTATCACCTACATCGGAATCAAATTTGCCAACAACTACTTCATCTATGCATCTAAGCGTTGAG GATATCGAAGAAACTAAAAAACCGAAACTTGATCTTGTGAGGACGAAGGTGAAGGAACTTATTGAAGAAGAAATGTTCATTGACCAAGATCCGAAGTTTATAAAGAAAGAGAATAAACAAATTAATATATCTAGAACATTAAAAGAATCTTTCGATCAAGAAATTTCGATTAGTCATCAAGTTTCAGCTCATAAACCCCCGCAATATCATGATCTCGAAGCTCTTGTGAAAGAAATCTTGTTAATTTATCGAAAAAAGAACGAACAGCATGATGGTGATTTTGGTTCAGGGGCAAAACTGTCTTATCCCATCGTCGAAGAAAAACTGATTGCTGCCGTTGAGGTTTTGCTGAATGAAAAATCAAGAAATGGTGATCACAAGAAAATTAATCATTCGAAAGAGATGTTTCAGATATTGAGTTCTAATAAAGAAATGTTTTTAAAGATTCTTCAAGATCAAAACTCGATATTGCTCAACGAAGAccaaaagtcaaagtcaaagtcaatcgatcAAGAATCAGAAGAAGTCATGACCCGTAAACACCGTAAGTTCTTTAGAAGAAGGAGCAAATCACACGAGAGTATATCGATGAACGGTAAGGATAggattgttgttttgaaaccgggGTCGACCGAAAATCAAGTTCAAACGGGGAATGAAATCGATAATGAAGCAAACGGGTCCCATTTTTCGTTCTTGGAGATTAAAAGACGGTTAAAACATGCAATGGGGAAGGAGCAACAAACTGCGGGACCCACTGAAAGAACGGGAAAATCGTTTGTTGATGGTGGATGGAGTTCACCGAATAGAGATCATTTTTATACCGAACGATTTGCGCGAGTCTTCAAAACGGGAGATCGAGTTTCGAGTTTACGAGAATCCGAAGTGAAAAATGAAAATGTAGATGATAAGATATCGAATATTTACGTTGAGGCGAAGAAACATTTATCTGAAATGCTCACGAGTGGCGATGAAGATGCCGAGTCAATGATGAGAAGCCTCCCGAAAAGTCTCGGCAGGATTTTGTCTCTGCGAGAGTACAACTCTTTTTCTCCTGCTACCAGTCCTCGACGACAGTTGAGCCCTTCGGTTAGCAAAAGTCAACCCTTAACGACTGTCGAAAAATCGGAAGATAAAGTTGTAGTTCCCGATGATGCGACCTCCaaag ATGTACAAGAGATCGAAAAAGTTCCTTTATGCGATATACAACACAAAGATCAATCGGTAGATGTTGATGAGTATTGCGAACCACATGATTCTCAGAAAGACGAGAATGAGGCAGTGATTCTCGATGTCTCAAATAAAGACCGATCCTCTGAAAACATGAAATTG GATCTACCTAACGAGAACGAGACATGTTCTTCTCAAACTGATATTGAGCCTTCACTCGCTTGCAAGACCGAAGAACTTGAAATCAGTTCCAGTGATAGTCATGGTAAGCCTAGTCCCGTTTCGGTTCTCGAGCCCGCATTTTCAGATGATGACATCAGCCCTGCAAGAACAGTTTCTCGACCTG TTGAAGCTGCGGTTCAACCACTCTGTATCCAATTCGATGTAACCGTTTCCACAATCGAAGATCAACAGATACGAATCACAGACTCAGGGGATAACGAGGAGTCGGCATTCGAATACGTTGAAGCAGTGCTACTCTCTTCTGATCTCAATTGGTCCGAATTCGAAAAAAGATGGATTTCATCGGTTCAAATTCTCGATCAATCTTTGTTCGATGAAGTAGAAGAGTTTTCAAGTCGGGCTAGATATGACCAAAAGCTCCTTTTCGATTCAACTAATGAATTCTTACACGAGGTATGCGATCGTTTCATACCTGAATCATCACTCGTTAAACAAAACGTGTGGCCCGTTCCTAAAGGAATGGACCTAATAAACGAGGTATGGTCAAGACTGGAGGCACGTTTGGTAAAGGTTTACCCTCGAGATTTGGGAAAGCTTGTGAGAAACGAATTGGAAACATCGAAAATGTGGATGAACATTCGGATCGAATCGTGTGAAATAGTTGAAAAGATTGAAGAATCGATATTTGAAGAAACGATGGAAGATACAGTTTTATGTTTGTTAGAAGATAGAACGAATAACACTTCATCTTGA
- the LOC139851824 gene encoding rop guanine nucleotide exchange factor 3-like: MEKLEDFEEISDMSSTISSMDQLTVDDDDHDQSPIVNSTLSCKSFAYYRTNSETSASSDPLTDDLNSCSSDAQSPICWPRSPYRPALSRFGVMKPNHKFGSEDKLESHEPMDMELEMMKERFSKLLLGEDMSGSGKGVSTAVTISNAITNLYASMFGQHQKLEPLHPEKKMMWKREMNCLLSVCDYIVEFVPTSHSLQNGKPMEVMSSRPRSDIYVNLPALKKLDALLLEILESFQETEFWYVEQGSMSNNSRTGSFRKLPQPQRKDEKWWLPVPCVAAEGLSENARKHLRQKHDAANQIHKAAMAINSSILAEMEIPQTYIASLPKVGRAIVGDTIYRYMTSGGRFSPEYLLDSLNISSEHEALELADRVEASMYTWRRKACASYSKSSWELVKQHVAEIEKSDKNVILAERADSLLFSLKQRYPGLSQTTLDTSKIQMNKDVGQAILESYSRVLEGLAFNIVAWTEDVILEDKSMRNQEAYLEGS; the protein is encoded by the exons ATGGAGAAATTAGAGGATTTTGAAGAGATATCTGATATGTCATCAACAATATCTTCAATGGATCAATTAAcagttgatgatgatgatcatgatcaaTCACCTATAGTGAATTCAACACTCAGTTGCAAGTCATTTGCTTACTACAGGACTAATTCAGAgacttcagcttcatctgatccgTTGACTGATGATCTGAATAGCTGCTCGTCGGATGCACAGTCTCCGATATGCTGGCCAAGATCACCTTACCGGCCAGCCCTCTCGAGATTCGGGGTAATGAAGCCGAATCACAAGTTCGGTTCGGAAGATAAGCTCGAGAGTCATGAACCTATGGATATGG AGCTTGAAATGATGAAAGAAAGATTTTCAAAGCTTTTGCTTGGAGAAGATATGTCTGGCAGTGGAAAAGGAGTGTCTACTGCAGTTACAATATCCAATGCCATCACAAATCTTTACG CTTCTATGTTTGGCCAACACCAAAAGTTAGAACCTTTACATCCCGAGAAGAAGATGATGTGGAAAAGGGAGATGAACTGTTTACTCTCTGTTTGTGATTACATTGTTGAATTTGTCCCAACATCACATAGTTTACAGAATGGGAAACCTATGGAG GTGATGTCTAGCCGGCCGAGATCGGATATCTATGTCAACCTTCCAGCGTTAAAGAAACTTGATGCACTACTCTTA GAAATATTGGAAAGTTTCCAAGAGACAGAATTTTGGTATGTGGAACAAGGAAGCATGTCAAATAATTCACGAACAGGATCATTTCGAAAACTTCCTCAGCCTCAGAGGAAAGACGAGAAATGGTGGTTGCCGGTTCCTTGTGTCGCCGCCGAAGGTCTATCGGAAAACGCCAGAAAACATTTGAGACAAAAACATGACGCCGCAAATCAAATCCATAAAGCCGCAATGGCCATCAATAGTAGCATTTTAGCTGAGATGGAGATCCCACAAACATATATCGCGTCTCTTCCTAAG GTTGGAAGAGCGATTGTCGGGGATACAATATACCGATATATGACTTCTGGGGGAAGATTTTCACCCGAATACCTGCTTGATAGTCTCAACATAAGTTCGGAACATGAAGCCCTTGAGTTGGCTGATCGAGTGGAGGCGTCTATGTATACATGGAGACGTAAAGCATGTGCAAGCTATTCAAAATCATCATGGGAGTTGGTTAAACAACACGTGGCTGAAATAGAAAAGAGCGATAAGAACGTAATACTAGCTGAACGAGCCGATAGTTTGTTGTTCAGCTTGAAGCAGCGATACCCTGGACTCTCACAAACAACACTCGATACAAGCAAGATCCAAATGAACAAG gatGTGGGACAGGCAATATTGGAGAGCTACTCAAGAGTGTTGGAAGGTTTGGCATTCAATATTGTTGCTTGGACAGAAGATGTTATATTAGAAGATAAATCCATGAGAAACCAAGAAGCATATTTAGAGGGTTCATAA